In Flavobacterium endoglycinae, one DNA window encodes the following:
- a CDS encoding ComEA family DNA-binding protein: MNFKALNRYFKFTNRQQTGIFLLFIIIIVLQLIYFFADFSHPEVVSAEEKQWLSLQKEIDDQKQIKLEQKHTIYKFNPNYISDYKGYKLGMSVQEIDRLLAFRKENKYVNSAEEFQKVTKVSDSLLKVLAPLFKFPDWKQNTREFKTEKKEYEKKPSYNIEKIVLTDINQASQEDLIKIYGIGEALSSRILKQKEILGGFVSMEQLEDVWGLSPEVIAELNKHFKIVMPASFKKIPINDASLKELAQFPYFKYALAKQIVTYRSMNGNFNNIEDLSKIKGFPVEKAKIISLYLDF, from the coding sequence ATGAATTTTAAGGCGCTTAATCGGTATTTTAAGTTTACAAATAGACAGCAAACAGGTATTTTTTTGCTTTTTATCATTATAATTGTTTTACAACTAATTTATTTTTTCGCAGACTTCAGTCATCCCGAAGTTGTTTCTGCTGAAGAAAAACAATGGCTCTCGCTTCAAAAAGAGATTGACGATCAGAAACAAATTAAATTAGAACAAAAACATACCATCTATAAATTTAATCCCAACTATATTTCAGATTATAAAGGATATAAGTTAGGAATGTCAGTTCAGGAAATTGATCGTCTGCTTGCCTTTCGTAAAGAAAATAAATATGTAAACTCGGCCGAAGAGTTTCAAAAAGTGACAAAAGTCTCAGATTCGTTATTAAAAGTTCTGGCTCCTCTTTTTAAATTTCCAGACTGGAAACAAAATACCAGAGAATTCAAAACAGAAAAGAAGGAATACGAAAAGAAGCCTTCTTATAATATAGAGAAAATCGTGTTAACTGACATTAATCAAGCCAGTCAGGAAGATCTAATAAAAATATATGGTATTGGTGAAGCACTTTCCTCAAGAATATTGAAACAAAAGGAAATTTTGGGAGGTTTTGTTTCGATGGAACAGCTCGAAGATGTCTGGGGTCTTTCGCCCGAAGTTATTGCAGAATTGAATAAACATTTTAAAATTGTTATGCCTGCAAGTTTTAAAAAAATCCCCATAAATGATGCCTCTTTAAAAGAATTAGCACAGTTTCCTTATTTCAAATATGCGCTGGCAAAACAAATTGTGACATATCGAAGTATGAACGGAAATTTTAATAATATTGAGGATTTGTCAAAAATTAAAGGTTTTCCTGTTGAAAAAGCAAAAATAATTAGTTTATATTTGGACTTCTAA